In Vicinamibacteria bacterium, a genomic segment contains:
- a CDS encoding 4-hydroxy-3-methylbut-2-enyl diphosphate reductase, with amino-acid sequence MSQTYFQKGFNLKAVVGPVLAQNYHSRVVDRLKQLDHAARAGNLVLRLAREFGFCYGVDRAVEYAYETREKFPERRIFLSGEIIHNPDVNLRIERLGIRILPEREDAPTRYEEVRAEDVVLLPAFGVTVAEMELLRARGCVLVDTTCGSVLNVWKNVHQYARDGFTAVIHGKHYHEETKATASQALTHPGGQYLCVRDREEAGAVCAFIRGEEGREEMLARFRHAASPGFDPDRDLARIGLANQTTMLMSESLDIQEMLRLAVRDRYGEAELAVRFRAFDTICSATQDRQDAVLRMLGTGGLDLMVVIGGYNSSNTQALAKICAERLPTYHISGPEGVQGDGIRHRPVGSKHDAISSAWLPAGAVTVGLTAGASTPNNVVGDVVERILSLRGHTVEDLERA; translated from the coding sequence ATGAGTCAGACCTACTTCCAGAAGGGCTTCAACCTGAAGGCGGTGGTGGGGCCAGTCCTGGCCCAGAACTACCACAGCCGCGTCGTGGATCGACTCAAGCAGCTCGACCACGCGGCCCGGGCCGGCAACCTCGTGCTGCGACTGGCCCGGGAGTTCGGGTTCTGCTACGGCGTGGACCGCGCGGTGGAGTACGCCTACGAGACGCGGGAGAAGTTCCCGGAGCGACGGATCTTCCTTTCCGGCGAGATCATCCACAACCCGGACGTGAACCTCCGCATCGAGCGCCTGGGCATCCGCATCCTCCCCGAGAGGGAGGATGCCCCCACCCGCTACGAGGAGGTCCGGGCGGAGGATGTCGTGCTGCTTCCTGCCTTCGGGGTCACGGTGGCGGAGATGGAGCTCTTGCGGGCCCGGGGCTGCGTGCTCGTGGACACCACCTGTGGCAGCGTGCTCAACGTCTGGAAGAACGTTCACCAGTATGCTCGGGACGGCTTCACGGCCGTCATCCACGGCAAGCACTACCACGAGGAGACCAAGGCCACCGCTTCCCAGGCCCTCACTCATCCGGGCGGGCAATACCTCTGCGTGCGGGACCGGGAGGAGGCGGGGGCGGTGTGCGCCTTCATCCGGGGAGAGGAGGGGCGGGAAGAGATGCTCGCGCGGTTCCGGCACGCCGCCAGCCCGGGCTTCGACCCCGACCGCGACCTCGCCCGCATCGGCCTCGCCAACCAGACCACCATGCTTATGAGCGAGAGCCTGGATATACAGGAGATGCTGCGCCTGGCCGTGCGCGACCGCTACGGCGAGGCCGAGCTCGCGGTCCGCTTCCGAGCCTTCGACACCATCTGCTCCGCCACCCAGGACCGCCAGGACGCCGTCCTTCGGATGCTGGGGACGGGGGGCCTCGATCTCATGGTCGTGATCGGGGGCTACAACAGCAGCAACACCCAAGCCCTGGCCAAGATCTGCGCGGAGCGATTGCCCACCTATCACATCAGCGGGCCCGAGGGCGTGCAGGGAGACGGCATCCGCCATCGGCCGGTGGGCTCGAAGCATGATGCGATCAGCTCCGCTTGGCTGCCTGCGGGGGCGGTGACGGTGGGCCTGACCGCGGGGGCCTCGACCCCCAACAACGTCGTGGGCGACGTGGTGGAGCGGATCCTGTCCCTGCGGGGCCACACTGTGGAGGACCTGGAGCGGGCCTGA
- a CDS encoding ATP-binding protein gives MKTLRGRMVVTALAASSAALLVVLLLAGPGLRQRALDQARDSLLAEARLMARVVEEGLARGAPPEELDPLVDQAAREVRARVTIVALDGRVVADTAVSGPELLALENHKYRPEVQAALATGVGLSMRHSATVDRDLLYAAVPVYHEGKVVGVSRVALTLEAVDDQVGALQRAVGLALLMAFGITAILSLALSSSLAGPLQEVMDAARRFAAGDLSARTRVRRHDELGELAQILNRSADQLQDRLSEIARDQARQDAILSAMEDGVLVVDHRGNVILANNALRRGLELREPVGRHYVEVVRQREVGEILEGVLRTGARRAVEVEFRHPRRVYAMTGVPFPGAEGTPHGAVLTFHDATERRRLDQVRRDFVANASHELRTPLTSIRGFVEALEDGAALDPPTSQRFLGKIRTHADRMAALVEDLLELSRLESGERPPRWEEVAPAEVVEDVVASFASLAGRKELSLRRVDHSAPVIMTDADRLRRILENLVENAVKYTPEGGEVEVTSAPGPDGSAVLEVRDDGPGIAAEHLPRIFERFYRVDKARSRELGGTGLGLAIVKHLAEGMGATVRVESAPGKGARFTVTVPSGEEHTAT, from the coding sequence ATGAAGACCCTCCGCGGGCGCATGGTGGTGACCGCGCTCGCGGCCTCCAGCGCCGCTCTGCTCGTCGTGCTCCTCTTGGCCGGGCCCGGCTTGAGGCAGCGGGCCTTGGACCAGGCCCGGGACAGCCTACTCGCGGAAGCCCGTCTCATGGCGCGGGTGGTGGAGGAGGGCCTGGCCCGCGGAGCCCCCCCCGAGGAGCTGGACCCCTTGGTGGACCAGGCGGCACGCGAGGTCCGGGCCAGGGTCACGATCGTGGCCCTGGACGGACGGGTTGTCGCGGACACCGCGGTTTCCGGTCCTGAGTTGCTCGCGCTCGAGAACCACAAGTACCGGCCGGAGGTACAGGCCGCCCTAGCCACGGGAGTGGGCCTATCCATGCGCCACAGCGCGACCGTGGACCGGGACCTGCTCTACGCCGCGGTGCCCGTCTACCATGAAGGAAAGGTGGTCGGCGTGTCGCGGGTGGCCCTGACCTTGGAAGCGGTCGACGACCAAGTGGGGGCCCTCCAGCGGGCGGTGGGGCTGGCCCTCCTCATGGCGTTTGGCATAACCGCCATTCTGTCCTTGGCCCTCTCTTCCTCCCTGGCCGGTCCCCTGCAGGAGGTCATGGACGCGGCCCGCCGGTTCGCGGCCGGCGATCTCTCGGCCCGCACTCGGGTGCGCCGTCACGACGAGCTAGGCGAGCTGGCCCAAATCCTCAATCGCTCTGCGGACCAACTCCAGGATCGCCTGTCTGAGATCGCCCGTGATCAGGCCCGACAGGACGCCATCCTTTCCGCGATGGAGGACGGGGTGCTGGTGGTGGACCATCGAGGCAACGTGATCCTGGCCAACAACGCGCTTCGTCGGGGGTTGGAGCTGCGCGAACCCGTTGGGCGGCACTATGTGGAGGTCGTGCGGCAGCGGGAGGTGGGCGAGATCCTGGAAGGAGTGCTGCGCACGGGTGCCCGCCGGGCGGTGGAGGTGGAGTTCCGCCACCCGCGACGCGTGTACGCCATGACCGGGGTCCCTTTCCCGGGAGCGGAAGGGACGCCCCACGGCGCCGTCCTCACCTTCCACGACGCCACCGAGCGCAGGCGTTTGGATCAGGTGCGCCGCGACTTCGTAGCCAACGCCTCTCACGAGCTGCGCACACCGTTAACCTCCATCCGCGGTTTCGTGGAGGCGCTGGAGGACGGGGCGGCCCTGGACCCGCCCACCTCCCAGCGCTTCTTGGGCAAGATCCGGACCCACGCCGACCGGATGGCCGCCCTCGTCGAGGACCTGCTCGAGCTCTCCCGGCTGGAGTCCGGGGAACGGCCCCCGCGCTGGGAGGAAGTGGCGCCCGCGGAAGTGGTGGAGGACGTGGTGGCCTCGTTCGCGAGCCTGGCCGGGCGCAAGGAACTCTCGCTCCGTCGCGTTGACCATTCCGCCCCCGTCATCATGACCGATGCCGATCGCCTCCGGCGCATCCTCGAGAACCTAGTGGAGAACGCGGTCAAGTACACACCCGAAGGGGGGGAAGTCGAGGTCACGAGCGCGCCCGGCCCCGACGGAAGCGCGGTTCTGGAGGTCCGCGATGACGGCCCCGGCATCGCGGCCGAGCATCTTCCCCGGATCTTCGAGCGCTTCTACCGGGTTGACAAAGCCCGCAGCCGCGAGCTGGGGGGGACCGGCCTCGGCCTAGCCATCGTGAAGCACCTCGCGGAAGGCATGGGAGCCACGGTGAGGGTGGAGAGCGCACCCGGCAAGGGCGCGCGTTTCACGGTCACCGTACCCTCCGGTGAGGAGCACACCGCGACCTGA
- a CDS encoding response regulator transcription factor, whose amino-acid sequence MRRVLIVEDDPDIVELLAHYLKGDGWAVDSTDDGKRALERIRAESYQLLVLDLQLPGWDGLSLCVEVRRDKRTRGIPVLMLTARGDEADRIVGLEMGADDYVVKPFSPKEVVARVRALFRRLERMDEAEAPLTLGALEVDRTRHTVRWEGRPVHLTAKEFALLVALLEAHGRVLSRQALLENVWGYSYVEGTRTVDVHVRRLREKIPALAPSIVTVKSLGYRLATEAEG is encoded by the coding sequence ATGCGGCGGGTCCTGATCGTTGAAGACGATCCCGACATCGTGGAGTTGCTGGCCCACTACCTGAAGGGCGACGGCTGGGCGGTGGATTCTACGGACGACGGCAAGCGGGCCCTGGAGCGGATCCGGGCCGAGAGCTACCAGCTGCTCGTCCTCGACCTCCAGCTCCCGGGCTGGGACGGTCTCTCCCTCTGCGTCGAGGTCCGGCGTGACAAGCGCACACGGGGAATCCCGGTGCTCATGCTCACGGCCCGGGGGGACGAGGCGGACCGCATCGTGGGCCTGGAGATGGGGGCCGACGACTACGTGGTGAAGCCCTTCAGTCCGAAGGAAGTAGTGGCGCGGGTGCGGGCTCTATTCCGGCGCCTGGAGCGGATGGACGAAGCGGAGGCGCCCCTCACCCTCGGTGCCCTCGAGGTGGACCGCACGCGCCACACCGTGCGCTGGGAGGGGCGTCCCGTCCACCTCACGGCCAAGGAGTTCGCCCTCCTCGTCGCCCTCTTGGAGGCCCACGGCCGGGTCCTCTCTCGGCAAGCTTTGCTGGAGAACGTGTGGGGCTACTCCTACGTAGAGGGGACACGGACGGTGGATGTGCACGTGCGGCGCCTGCGCGAGAAGATCCCCGCTCTCGCCCCTTCAATCGTCACCGTCAAGTCGCTGGGCTACCGCCTGGCCACGGAGGCAGAGGGATGA
- a CDS encoding threonine/serine dehydratase — protein MTSPWPISIDDVKEAAARLRPHLTPTPLRSYPSLDHEAGAGIRVFVKHENFNPTGAFKVRNALAALTALPEVERRRGVVAASRGNHGLGLAWAGARLGIPVTVCVPHGNNPEKNEALRGLGASLVEEGGDYDEAVATAERLSEQNGLHIVHATNDPAAIAGAATVSLEMLEEQPDLEALVFAVGGGSQAVGGMTVARALRPQVQVYAVQAEGASAIHDSWHAGKPMSTPKAETFADGLATRTTYPLTFAALRAGLSGFVAVSEAALAEAVRLILRSTHSLVEGAGAAGVAGLLKLRPSLAGKAVGLVLSGANIDRETLRRVLNREL, from the coding sequence ATGACGAGCCCCTGGCCCATCAGCATCGACGACGTCAAGGAGGCGGCCGCCCGCCTACGACCCCACTTGACCCCCACCCCCCTGCGCTCCTACCCCTCGCTGGACCACGAGGCGGGCGCGGGCATCCGCGTCTTCGTGAAGCACGAGAACTTCAACCCCACGGGCGCGTTCAAGGTGCGCAACGCGCTGGCGGCCCTCACCGCGCTCCCGGAGGTTGAGCGACGGCGGGGAGTGGTCGCGGCGAGCCGGGGGAACCACGGCCTGGGCCTGGCCTGGGCGGGGGCCCGGCTGGGGATCCCCGTCACCGTGTGCGTCCCGCACGGCAACAACCCCGAAAAGAACGAGGCCCTGCGCGGCCTGGGCGCGAGCCTGGTGGAGGAGGGCGGGGACTACGACGAGGCGGTGGCGACGGCGGAGCGGCTCTCTGAACAGAACGGCCTCCACATCGTGCACGCCACAAACGACCCCGCCGCGATCGCGGGCGCGGCCACTGTCTCCCTGGAGATGCTGGAGGAGCAGCCCGACCTGGAGGCCCTGGTATTCGCGGTGGGGGGGGGCTCGCAGGCGGTAGGCGGGATGACGGTGGCCCGGGCCCTCCGCCCGCAGGTCCAAGTCTACGCCGTGCAAGCGGAGGGCGCCTCCGCCATCCACGACTCCTGGCACGCGGGCAAGCCTATGTCGACGCCAAAGGCGGAGACCTTTGCCGACGGCCTAGCCACCCGCACCACCTACCCCCTCACGTTCGCCGCCCTCCGCGCGGGCCTGAGCGGCTTCGTGGCCGTGAGCGAGGCCGCACTCGCGGAGGCGGTGCGCCTGATCCTGCGCAGCACCCACAGCCTGGTAGAGGGGGCGGGAGCGGCGGGGGTGGCCGGGCTCCTGAAACTACGCCCGAGCCTGGCCGGCAAGGCCGTGGGCCTCGTGCTCTCGGGAGCCAACATCGACCGGGAGACCCTGCGGCGCGTCCTGAACCGCGAGTTGTAA
- a CDS encoding NAD(P)H-binding protein → MRIVVTGGTGFIGGEVVDRLRETPGDEIVVTSRDPERRDRWGGRVTMVQAFAGDPISLGRAFTGAEVVVHAIQFPNHPVEDPARGRTYLEVDGKGTRVAATVAKNLGVRRFVYLSGAGAGQGRPQPWFRAKDMAETAIKETGMEYALLRPSWIYGRGDRSMNRFLFFCRYLPVVPVIGDGKTTVRPVSVTDVARCVADAVRREDAKDKALELGGSERLSMDEIIRTLQKVLGRRRPLLHHPAPLMKLLVRPMALLPEPMLSPTAIDFILQEVDFDPRPAMEYFGFAFRRLEDGLREYVR, encoded by the coding sequence ATGCGCATTGTGGTCACGGGGGGTACCGGTTTCATCGGCGGGGAGGTGGTCGACCGATTGCGGGAGACGCCCGGCGACGAGATCGTGGTCACGAGCCGGGACCCTGAGCGCCGCGATCGCTGGGGCGGCCGGGTCACGATGGTGCAAGCCTTCGCCGGGGACCCCATTTCGCTGGGCCGGGCCTTCACGGGAGCCGAGGTCGTGGTCCATGCCATCCAGTTCCCCAACCATCCGGTGGAGGACCCCGCCCGGGGACGTACCTACCTGGAGGTGGACGGGAAGGGAACCCGGGTGGCAGCCACAGTGGCCAAGAACTTGGGCGTGCGCCGCTTCGTCTACCTATCGGGAGCGGGGGCAGGGCAGGGCCGGCCCCAGCCCTGGTTCCGGGCCAAAGACATGGCGGAGACGGCCATCAAGGAGACAGGGATGGAGTATGCCCTGCTCCGTCCGTCCTGGATTTACGGGCGGGGCGACCGCAGCATGAACCGGTTCTTGTTTTTCTGCCGTTACCTGCCGGTGGTGCCCGTGATCGGGGATGGCAAGACGACCGTCCGCCCCGTCTCCGTGACGGATGTGGCCCGCTGCGTGGCGGATGCGGTCCGGCGGGAGGATGCCAAGGACAAGGCCCTGGAGCTGGGAGGATCCGAGCGCCTCAGCATGGACGAGATCATTCGCACCCTGCAGAAAGTCCTCGGCCGGCGCCGGCCGCTTCTCCATCATCCCGCCCCCCTCATGAAGCTCCTGGTGCGGCCGATGGCCCTGCTTCCCGAACCCATGCTCTCTCCCACCGCCATCGACTTCATCCTCCAGGAGGTCGACTTCGACCCCCGTCCCGCCATGGAGTACTTCGGCTTCGCCTTCCGCCGGTTGGAGGATGGCCTGCGCGAGTACGTCCGCTAG